In the genome of Puntigrus tetrazona isolate hp1 chromosome 8, ASM1883169v1, whole genome shotgun sequence, the window GCTTtcatctcatccaaaataaacgtttggTAACTTTTTATGGTTACACTTTGAAAtgttgcttattagcgtgcatattacaatattagccacttattagtactaataaagCACGTATTAATGTCTCACTTtacatccctaattctacccaataaaccaattaaaaaaaccattaaaatggatCATTATTCACAGAGagtcatttaaagcagtgaGCTAAAGAACTGACTGAGCCTGTTTCACGAGCTCTCAGGCTGGGTTTGTGATCTGAATCAGCAGATTCCTAgaaaaatctgacatttttgggtgaactattcacaCCAAGTGACTGTAAAATGTCTTTGACTTGCTTCAGATGGGTCTTACCACCGTAGTCTCCGCCACCGTCCCACGGAGAAGCGGCTCAGACGTTCCCGAGGGCCACGGAGCGACAGGCCTCGCCTGGAAACCCTGGAGTACAGGACGGGAGAGCGCAGGAGGTCCAGCAGCGTCCTGGACGCCAGCCTTACCCTGCACTCCACCCGCCACCGGCACGAAGACTCCTGCTCCAcctgctcctcctcctcagactCCGAGGAGGAAGGCTTCTTTCTGGGCCAGCGCATTCCTCTGCCGCCTCAGCTGACCGGTGGAGAGAGAACGGCGGAGGGACAGGCAGAGGACGAGGACAAGAGCCGGAGAGGAAGCttcaggaggaggaggacacagAGTCTCAGCAGTAAAGACAAGAACTGCATACTGTCCTGAGATCAAGACTCTCTGAACCTGCTGCTCAGACGAGATCAAAGTGGATCAGTGACATTTTGTATGATTAAAAATAGAGACTCTCATACATTCTATGCATCTGtgtaacagtatttttatagaGGTGATGATATTATGTGATTTCAGTATCAGGGTGCTTTGTCAAATTTACTGGCGTTATTATTCGGGAGCTGAGGAACAGTAATTATCCAGTTTAGTTCGTTACGGGAAAAGTAGACACTTTCTCAAAATATAAGAGATACTCACATGATGGAAAGTCATATGCGTGTTAAAAAGTctaaattgaaaagaaaaaaactgaattaggAGGAGGATAAAAAGGTCATTGTGCGATATAAacgtgtttatatttttatttctcgcTATTATAGGTTTATATCCTGCGATTCTGACTTTATCCGATGCACCAGAGAAAAAAGGGCTGAATTGTGCCCCAaaagtaggttttttttaattaagtggtGGAAATGGCTTTCATAGTTTAGAACAATAAGTCTtatcaaaagcataaaatcacAGCTTCACTAATAGTTTGTGGCTCTTACAGGTAATCAATCGCTCAGCACAAAAAAAGGACTTTCCATTAGCTTTACATtctgttgaaaattacttggaaaTCAAAACATCCACGTTTTCTATCAGCCGTTCgggtttttgtatttattaggtAAGAAATCCGCTTCTTCCTTTGCTGTTCACGTTTGCTTAGTTTAGCTTCATCTAACAGCGGCGACTTTGAACATGTGACGACAAAGCGTGAGCGTTATTGGTTGGCCAGGTTTGTTCACAGCATTGAGGATAACAGCTGATCTTTTAtgttaatgatattaattaGGAGTCGTTTACAAAGCAGATAGCCGAAACCATTCAGTCGCGCGCTAGCTCACGATCATTTGGGATTCACGGATTTCACATCCGAAAGAGACGCATGGTCATTTCATGAATTACAATTACACATGAGAAATAACTGTAAGGTCTGTgagaacattttataaatgatgctCTAGATCACCGAAACCAATATAGAGATTAGAACGCCGAAACAGAGATGGTTGCAGATTCGTGACATTAACCCTGGAATCAGAATCAAAGTAACTACACTCTTTTAGAAATAAAGGCACAAAAGCTGTCAcaggggcggtaccttttctaAAGGTACATGTTCGGACCTAAAGTTTTGGTAactaaaaggtacatattagtacgtAAAGTGAACACCTAATAGATACAAAAAAGtaacttttgaaaaggtacagctttttttgtgcctttatttctgagagtgtacttttttgtcataatgacaacagtgtttttgtgttaaaatatattttggccattaaatattgaaatgaggtgtttaaaaaaaaaaaaaaaaaaattcacagatGTGCAATTACATGAGAAGTGTGGTCAAATCAAGCACATTGCATTGAGGGACGGATTACCCAGTGTTTGCCCTACTTAAACACGGCATGTTTTATCAAATGTAGACATGTAGTATGAAGAGTGTGAATAGCATACAAAGCCTGTATAGTCTTCATACTATTAACCTGTGTgtcatttattcagcaaaaccAGTTAAAAGTCAGAAACGAGCCGTTGTATtgagtgttggggaaagttaccgTAATACaatactttccataaaaagtaaaaacactgtTAGTTgcagaaatgttacatttgcatCGCTTTTTCTCATCCGGCCTgggcttgcttgtttgtttttaatacaacagAGCTCTGTTTTTAGCAAATGTGAAAGCCCTTTCGCGCCAAAAAGTGAAGTGAATAATCCCCAGGCCCCAGTTTATATTCTGTCTATTCGTTTTGAAGAACACCCAATCTGTCTTTGCGCGCATGACatcacatttactttttttttttttacccccaACACTGGTTATactatatttctaaaatgtgtAGTCCCTTAAGTCTCACACCTGTTAAAGCAGTAGTACGAGTTAAAGTGCTAAACCTATAACAAACTACTTAAATGAATAGTTGTTGCTTGTTTGACTGGTTTTAAGAGAGCTGTTTAATTTGCACTTGTTTAAGGTTTAACTATCTGTGAAACTTATTGAAATGCAAAGACAATGTCATTGTGCTTGAGCGTGCACTAGAAACATATACTACAGGCCGTATCGGAACAGAATGTGGGAAAAATAATAGCCTTTATCTCCTCATCAGctgtattatatgtaaatattgacatttcaaacctctctgtgtgtgaatgagagtttaaataaaagacacaCGACTTTCActttgtgttttgcaaaaaaaaaaaaagagagaaggactatgttagaaatgtatttttataaacaacacGGTGATGGTTTTATATTCTTGTCAAAATGCTTTCTGGcttaatataaattttagaaactttaaaaagttatctttttgaatgagaaaaataaaccacTTGATCCTAaccattgttctttttttttttttaagtacattacTAAGCAAAACTACCATGTCTTTACATCTCAGGGCCGGTTCTAGACCCCATTGAGGTGGGCTTCAGCACTCCTAAAACTAATAGCAGCTATCAGAATGATCAGGCGAGTGCTGCTTCCTCAAGAAAGTTCATCACATCGATCTGATTTTTCCTCATGAAAACTTGGGTGGCACTATTTTCTGTTTGGTGTGCTTCCTCACACCCCTAAACTTAACCGTGGCGCCAAAGTCCGCTTTTGCGTAAAAACTGCACGCCACACCATATTGTGACATtgatgcatattaaataaacgGTTAAGATCCATGCATTTGATAATCTTAATCaagcaacaaaagaaaaacagtaacTTATTGCATATTAGTTAGTGACAGAATTCCGAGACGGAAAAGAAAACTCATTTTCTCAAAGATAACCGACTTATCAAATCCCTTCTCTCCCGTGAGAATTTTTTCAGTGATCAGGTGACTCAAAGGGCATATGGGACGTACTTCCTGGAGTGTGACTGAGTTTCTGATTGGATGGGACGAGAACAAAAAAAGGCATAGGAGGAGTGTGAGAAGAGAGTCGAACCGGTCTGGCAAGTTTTACTttctcaaacacaaacacacgcgtgCACCATCTGCCTTGCTTTCTTTCTGCTTTCTGACACACAAACGGCATTACTGACTGAATCCTGTCCTACGTGACTCAAAGGGGAAGCCGCGGCTGTCGAGTGTCCTGAAACAGACGCAGGTATGTTTGGATGTAGGTGTACTGTCCGTGTATGCGTCTCACTGTGATCTATACCTTTAAACGACGCGGCTAGCATACAGTGCGCTTAACTACATTCGGTTATCTACATTCTGTCTGATTTTTCATTACCCGTAactgttgttttggttttagaCGGGATCATGTAGAGACATGTCTGTCCCTGGAATCTGTAAGTGAAACCTTGGGTCccatttattcttgttttttcttGCCTTAAGGGATCAATTTCCTTTTCACCTCAACTTGACTTAGAACCTCGTTGTTGTCTtcatcaattatatatatatatatatatatatatatatatatatatatatatatatatatatatatatatatatatatatatatatatatattacattacacaaaGAGAAAGTGGGGTTagaatgattgattgatggaGACAACTAGAGTGGATGAAAGGATGGAATAATGTACGGATTGTAAAAGACAGGAAAGGATAGTACACAGCGCACTTTAACCTTAGGTGGAGTGCTGGCTGTTACATTAAGGGAAGGATAAACATTCAGACAATGAGCTGGTATATCATTGGCCACGCTTTACCAAGTGAAAGTTTCTTAAGTCCATTGATAAACGCAGCCCAGCTGTCATTCATTAACAACACTGGACAAAAATCCAGTGTGAAGCATCAAAAAGTCCCTTGATTTAACCGGTGACTTCGTTTATCAGTGAGGTCACATTCCTAGGTGGGCATGTAACCGTCGCAACCTTCCTGACTAATATTTTCATATCAGTTATGTTGGTTTTCTAAATGGAAGGGCACCGAAATAAGCTTTCAGTGtgatttacagttattttaggGAGCGTTCGATTaataattcctttaaaaatcaattaagcTAATGTTAGTTTCATTAAATATTCCAGAAGAAAGCGGTAACCTTTTAGCCGCTGCTAATGGAGTTGTCTGAGAACGGCTTCATAATGGTTTGAAGCCATCCTGCAACATACATCAACAGCCTAAAGAGCTCATTAGTGGTGTTTACTAAAGAGAGTATCACTATTATTAATGCTCATAATATAAGGGATAAGGAACAAACCTCTAACCCcatgtgtttattgttttgaaagcaCTGCACCGTATGCAGTGGTCAGGAAAGACTCGTATTGTGCAGCTTGCTGATGAGAGTTGCGCGATCAGGTTTGTCAGCAGATAAAGAATTTGTAGTAGTAGACGATGAAACTGATGAAAGAAAAGACTTGAGGAAAGGCCTCTGAAACCTGCGTGTGAAACTATTCACAATTGTACCATACTAAATTGAGTTTTACTGGAACGCTGCTGATGCCGTTTCTTGTCAGGCATGTGACGTATTCAATTGCTTATCATTATCTGTATCTCGTTCCAAAACTTTAGCCCGTTTCCAGTGAGGATAACATCTCAACAGCCGTTTATGACTACTtcataccatatatatatatatatataccccaTGACTTACTCAAAAAGTCCAAgaaaagtgcatccatccatcataaaaaggGGGGGggttaataaaggcctcctgaAACATTCATTCACAGATGACTTTGCTAGCGTTTAGTTTACAGgagcaaagaaacaaaagttcATTTTGTTTAGAAAAGGAAAACCTGTCTCCTTACATTGAAATTTATAAAccatttatttgtacttttagtTCATGATCAGGGTTTGTGTTTCATCACTTCTCACCAGATTGTGTCTACTTGATGTTCTACTTCATCCgctgaagcattaaaaaaaatgtaaattctgtcatcattcatgcaacctcaagttgttccaaacctgtatgactttttttctgctgaacacaaaagctgatgatattttgaagaatatggGGAGAGAAATATGGAAATTGATGAGGACCAGAAaccgttcttcaaaatatcttcttaagCAATGCTTCGCCACAACAAACCCAGCCACATTCTAAAAACCCAAAACTCACTGCAATGCAATCACAGACAAACAACGCCCTAACACTGTGGTTGGTGACTTGTGCTGACAAGCACCACTCATATTTGCTTTAataagtagtttttttaatttttcaagaaAAGTCATTATAAAAGTGTAAACTGTCTAGCTCTGATTGTCTGATTGTCATAATTACTTCTGTCCCCCCAGGTATTAAAAACGTGAATCCAGTGTCTGCAATGCATTAATGTGGAAGTAAACCCTGCCTGCAAGACTACTTACAAGCAAAtaagtacagaaaaaaagaaacagctgaagTTTTTCATTTCCAAGGATGTCAACTGACACACTTCAGCCATCTTCACGGAGAATAATAAGGCTTGCTGTAACTCCTGGCACTCCAAGTCGCAACCCAGAGTCCAGCTGTCCAGACAAATCATCTCCAGGCATACGCAAACCAAGTGCGGTGGAACGATTGGAAGCAGACAAGGCCAAGTACGTCAAGAGCCAACAGGTGGCTTTGAAGAAGCAGCAGCCAGTTATTTGTCCAGCCAACAACAGCCAAAGTGGACAAGGTGCTCAACAGCCATCAAGGAAGATTCCTGCAAGACCAACAAAGTCTGAGACGCCACCTCTTAACCTAGAACATCTCTGCAAGTTGATCAATGGAGTCAGCGATGCCACCGCTCCAGTCGTATCTATGCAGCCCAACAACAAAGACAAAGATGCTGCAGTTCCATGCAAGGCCACCCCTTCAACAGTGGAGGAATCTTCTCCGACCCCAACTTCAGCAAGTCAAGGAAAAGCTCCAGTAGAAGCTTCAGGGCGAGCGGGTGTGCTACCACGACAGTTCGGAGAGTCGACGTCAGGCCACAGTTACCTCAGATGAGGATGGCTGGTAGACAACAGCTACAGAACCGGCCTCCGGTGCAACAGACCACACCTCAGGTCCCAATACATCTTCTGCGCCTGCTTAGGCCGTACATACAACCAAATAAGCAACCAATTGATTTCAAAAGGCTCCATAATGCCACACAAACAAACGCCTCTCAAGGACCTATTAAAACGCCAAACTCTGCTGAGCAAACCTCACCGTCTTCCAAATCTCCAACCGGCCCACCTCTACCCCTCTCCATAAAACCAATCACAGAACCATCATCATGTCCCTCACCAACCCCACTTACTCCGAACTCCGTCGTCTCGCTTAAAAATGACTTCCAGTCGCCGCCATCTCCAGCCATCACCCGCCACTCCTCAACAAGCTCCAGGAAGCGTCCGTCCCTGACGCGCTCAAAATCCGACGTCAGCGACTGCTTTTCACGAGCAGGAGCAGAACTTGAGCGCTTCTTTAATTACTGTGGTCTTGACCCATCAGATTTAGACGAGCTAACGAGACCGGGTTCTGACATCGTGTCCGTTTCCCGTCTACGTAGCGCTAGTGCGCCGACCTCCGAGCGTCCGGCCGAAGGCGAAGACGAGGAAGAAGAAGCAGCAAAAGACGAACGCCCTGTTTACGGAGTGTCGGTCATTGAGAGAAATGCTCGAGTGATCAAGTGGCTTTATGGGATGCGTCAGGCCAAAGAGAGTCCCAAAGTGGCCGATATGTAACCTGTAACGATCAAGGAACTAACGAACAACCATTATTcagactgaaatgaaatgcaaaatatgcTGTACAAATTGCTTTCTTCCCAGTTCAGTGTTTTGTTTCCTATCTGTATATTTTAGAGTTGTCTTGTGgaaacttgtgtgtgtgtcatatgaAATATGCTTGTAGCCACGTGTTCTCAAACAATAGCTAAGCATGCATGGTTATGATGACCACcaataaactcttaaaaacCATGCATTTGTTGCATTGTTGTCATGATGTCAAACAATTGCAGGATTTTTGCATGCAAAGATACTCTTGTAATCCAAacaattatttgtttactttattactaagctttaatgattattttttaaatcttgtttCCTGTGTCATGCCATTACAAAAAtagtatacaaatatttttcatgtgaCAACTTGTTGGTTCACTCAGTCGCATCAGATATTTATTATGAGGGAGAGGGGGGCAAACTATGATTGCTTTGGAAATATTTGGTACATTGAATGTAATACTACACAACATACTCCCatgtataatttaatgcatacatttttgatttcatCTAAAAAAGGGGTCCGTCATCAAATACAGTCCAAAAACCAGCGATGTGATGTTCTGACAAAAATGCCACTTCAGCAAACTGATCTTAGATAATGGGAATACAAATTTGTTTACTCCAGAGCACTTCTGTTTGGTTATTGTTTAATATGAAACAATTtagactgttaaaaaaagaacagttaTGAATTGGGGTGGCGTCAAAACTGGTGTTTCCTCTGgcataaaaatagcattaaaaagaATACAGTATTTGAAGGTCACAaggttttttctgttttcacttaATCATCACTTCCTGTTATTATGGCCAGGAAAACTATGGGGGACATAATTTTTTTGGACCACGGTTATAACCTTGCTACTGTATATTtcacactactcctaaaatacgatgtacttgtgacatcgtaaaaagaatggcatctacgctaatattagtcctgtctctttctcaatctgttttcacagtttgtatccagactagatggtggatcagcacccagagattatgttcatcagagaccagaaaacagTATCACAATTGCTTCTCCAACAAGGAATAAAACTACGTTCATAAACTCATGTGTCCAAcctattttaaacttttctctCTGTAATGTGTACAATAATGGGTGCTGGCCATTTTGCAGAgttcaagttttaaataaatcactttaaacATGCCTGTTTATACTTCAACttggtattttaaaagaataaaaaaaactacttgaTTCATTAGCTTCCACTTGAAGACACTAGGACTAATAAAAAGGATTAACTGAAACACTCTTCAAATAATATCTAGAGTGTAaccccataaaaaaaaaaatcaaaaaaaaatcactttttcaaGCTACAAATCGTGTTTTCTTTTGCAAAAGTATAGTTCCTATGTGGCTGACAGCAGCTCTAGTTACAGTGTGCTGTTCCTGTGGGAGGATCAGTGAAATCAGGATTCAGCTGGACTAGTTTGACTGCTCTTAGTATTCACCAGGCACTAGAGAAACCAGCAGAATGAGCAAATTAGATTCGGTTATAAACGAAGACTAAGAAAACAGACCACCAAAGACCGACCACAATATGCCAACTGCTACAACACGGCCGGACAAAGACCAGAGTGTTTTCACCTGTATCAGTGATGAACACGGCAATACAGAAAGACAAGAGAGCTCTGTAAGTTTTTAATGACGCATCCACATAAAGCATAACTTTTGTAtgcgttttcatttttaagaggCCGGCGTTTCTATCTTTGTCTTAATAAGGTGAGGCTTCCTCTTTCCAGAAAGCTGTGTTATGCAGTAGGTGGTGTACCGTATCAGATGACCAACATTGCTATGGGTTTTTCTCTACAGATCTTTCTCTTAGATGTAGTGCAGGTAAGAATCTGCATTTCCTCACCTGAATTACAGAAATATGGCTAAATAATGCTTTCTataatctgataaaaaaaaaaaaaaaaaaaacagtgctaaCAAAGTAACATCAGACCAAAAACAAGGTCATTTCAGAGACTAAgtgacattttgattaaatattacgTAATATTTAAGGAGGTCTgtaaaaaaagctacaaaagaTGGAAATGTTGAGCCTCCAAAAAGAACAGGGAATTGCCAAAACATCTACTATAATATAATGACAATCATCATTAATATTGCTAATATTAAAAGGCCCATCTTTTTGCAGTGTATATATTCagagaaacaaatccattttaatttaatgttaacttTAACTGCCTTGACTACTAACATTGTCTTTTTTGCATAGAAACGTTTTATCTCAGCCATCTTATCGAAGAAGTGGAAAATATTCTGCATGCACTCCCTTATTTACCCTCATTTCCCTGTTTTGCTCTTGTTTGGTGTGCAGATGGAGGCATTCTCAGTATCTTTGATTTTGTTCATCAGTCATGCCTGGGATGCCGTGACTGATCCCGCTGTGGGCTATCTAGTGAGCAGGAGTAGCTGGACACAAATCGGCAGGCTCCTTCCATGGTGGGTGGTAAGAGTTTGAGACATAAATGgtatagcatttaaaaaaataaaacagtactTATTAAAATCATATCATTACAAAATCATCACTGATCTGGTTGTTCCTGTCTCAGGGCTGTGCTGTCAATGCCACTGGCCATTCTGGCTTACATCTTCCTTTGGTTCGTTCCCCACAATGCCGTGAGTACAGCGTTCAGCGTGCCCTGGTACCTAACCATCAGCTGTCTTTTCGAGACCTTCATGAGTGTATGACTTCCTTCTTTTATTCTCTCAAATCACTAACACGTGCCCTGTCCGTTCTCCATGCGATGCTTTTTATGTAATAGCCAAATTAGCCGGTTTCCATTAGCGGCACTCTAGTGTTCATTATTGAGGTCAAATGGCTGTTACATCACACGGCTCCCCCGCACGTCTTTCATGTGCTGACTCCTTCAAAGTGAACGTTCTGCTCCCTGCAGTGCTACAGTGTTCCATACACATCCCTCAACATGTTCCTCGGAGGAGATCAGCAAGACAGAGACTCTGCCACAGCTTACAGTGAGAACACGTCGATcctcacattttaaatattcagattGTGTTATTTTCTCATCGTTTCAAACCTGCtgtttttctgtggaacatctGAGGAAAGAGCAGAACATGCTTCTCATACTCGCATTCTGTGCACCACAGAAGAATTACAGAAAATCAtaaaggtttgaaacaacatgagagtcTTCTCTATGCTAtccagtgtttgtttgtgctatGCCTCTTAGGCTCGGTTTaacagacagggcttagactaagccaggattagaCCGTATGTTAATTCGAACACTTgcgtcatttttataaacaggTGAAATAGCTCAGACTtgcattttagtctaggactaggcttaaacCTAAAGATATTATGTTGCTAGATTAGTCAATGTAAAATGCTGCagtgttattaatgttaactaaaacttatttaaaatctaattgaTGTcaattagaatataaaaattcaaaagaaaaattgcTCCATTGTCAACTACTAAAATAGaccaatcattttattttggaattatAGACACTCCCTGAACAAAAGACCAGGGGAGACGTTACAAGTTCTCATATTTCACGCTGGTGGATCGTAAACAAGTACAAGTGCTGCTTCAAAATGCCAAAAGAAGAAGCAGGACCAATATAACagccaatttttttaaaaaattgcatttaaactcaaacagGCTGTTCATCAGCTGATCAAACGTTTAAGACCATAGCCTTAATTTTTAAACctgcacaaaaacattgttCTTCAGGCAGTAACACTGTCATGATTCCCTGATGGCAAAGACAAAAAGTCTTTCTGAACGTGGCAGGACTGTTGAGCCCCACTCACAACATGCCATCACTGCCGAGGTTAAGCACAGCAGGACagttcttttacttttttttacaaaaatttttgATCACTCTCAGGATCTTTTAGTTATGAGACAAAAAAAGCCGTCATCAGTTTTAAAGCTAAAACGTTTTAGGCAGCGGAGGATCTGCCGGGCTGAAGCAGTacttacaataaataatgtttccCCTGTTCTTAAGATTTTCTTCAGGAGTGTActattacatataattaaaagaagtttattttcaatttcagaAGATTTCTTCTTATTCTTTATAGATTCTTTCAGAGTGTActattacatataattaaaagaaGTTTATTTTTCAATCCGTGACAGTAACAAGTCTAAAGATAATACTAATGGAAAACAATACAGCTTTACATTGTTACATAAAAGTTGATTGcaattctgaaggatcataagACAatgattttgatttcaaaaatgtattgaaattaaaaaactgTATCTTTAAAAATCTTACAGTCTTGACTATATTTGAGCCCCTTTTCTTGACGGCTTTAACGGTTGAccaatttatatattaaagcaagaaaggaaacataaaaataacatttatttctggacatgatttttatttattataaccgTTAATTATTGCAATTCTCCCTTTATTTAACAGTGTTATGAAAAGGGTTTTAAACATTTGAGAGTATTATACCATGTGTGGGTGATTTTCTTGACCTTTTGTGATAACTAAACTG includes:
- the fam110a gene encoding LOW QUALITY PROTEIN: protein FAM110A (The sequence of the model RefSeq protein was modified relative to this genomic sequence to represent the inferred CDS: inserted 1 base in 1 codon), whose amino-acid sequence is MSTDTLQPSSRRIIRLAVTPGTPSRNPESSCPDKSSPGIRKPSAVERLEADKAKYVKSQQVALKKQQPVICPANNSQSGQGAQQPSRKIPARPTKSETPPLNLEHLCKLINGVSDATAPVVSMQPNNKDKDAAVPCKATPSTVEESSPTPTSASQGKAPVEAXRASGCATTTVRRVDVRPQLPQMRMAGRQQLQNRPPVQQTTPQVPIHLLRLLRPYIQPNKQPIDFKRLHNATQTNASQGPIKTPNSAEQTSPSSKSPTGPPLPLSIKPITEPSSCPSPTPLTPNSVVSLKNDFQSPPSPAITRHSSTSSRKRPSLTRSKSDVSDCFSRAGAELERFFNYCGLDPSDLDELTRPGSDIVSVSRLRSASAPTSERPAEGEDEEEEAAKDERPVYGVSVIERNARVIKWLYGMRQAKESPKVADM